Within the Salvia hispanica cultivar TCC Black 2014 chromosome 4, UniMelb_Shisp_WGS_1.0, whole genome shotgun sequence genome, the region gtggatTCTCTTTGTcaattatgataaaagtgaaatgtgcaTCTATTTGtgggatggactaaaatgacaaaatttgactcttattgtgggatggaCTAAATGGCAAAATTGGAGGACGAAGTtagtagtaatagtagtaactTTCAATTCTGTGTTTCTTTTTCAGTTATGTAACTTATGTTGACatctttgaattttgtttgatttataatGATGCAGCACGGTTTAAACAAATTTAGGTACTTATAGGAGGACGTTATTATTTCAATGTTTCTGTGATGTCGATCCAGCTTACAAATTGGCAATTATCCTCACAAACTAACACAAAGCTTTTTTAACTATATGTTTATGTCCCCGTGTgaaaaaaataccgaaatactgAACATATCATACCAAAAAATACTGATCTTTCGATATATCATGATTTTCGATACAGTATGACATCATATCAAATGATTTGGTACAACAACACTATGGATATTTATATACCACATAGTATTCTAAAAAATCGATACAAcagtaaaatattatttaagtctaaaattaaatcatatcaGTAGGATCTTGAAGAGACTTACACGTCATTCACCAATCTCGCTTCCTATGCTCTGCATCATGTCGACTCGCTCCGATTCACGTCGTTCATCTCCTCATCACATATATGTCGTCGACTCTCCTCAGGCCACCTTACGTGCGCCAGCCACCGTTCAACTCTTCAGGTAAATCTTTAGATGTGACATCCACCGTTCACTCCATTCACGTGTACtttatttgtgatttaattactaattttttctgctTGAACTGAAATTCTTGTAAGACAAGCCTTATTCTCATGCATAAATTGCTGAGAATGTCGtactacaatttaaaatattttcaatgtaCCTaacaaatgttgatttttgaaactatatagtactattgtgtgtttaattatgattaaattcataatagtttattataaatgtaaattcGAGAGGAGTAGGGTGTCACAAGATCCACTCCATTTTCATGCATATTGATCTATTTCAGTCTTATACCTTCACAAAACACTTGAAACAAATTCATGAACACACTAATTAGCAACAAGTAGTTCATTCATATACAAAACTTCAAACACTAGCACACTTACATAAACACAAAGTGCAGGAATTGATacttacaaataaaatacaatcaTGAAGAAGTAGTCAACTTAGAGACAAAGTTAAGAATATCAAGATCAGAAGTGCCACCCTCAGCCACAGCCTCCTTAGCCAAATCCCTCCATTTCCTAGCATTCCTTTTCATCTCCTTCCCTCTCTCCCCCTCCATCACTTCCCTCAAACATCCCTCCACCTCCTCTCTCCCAACCAAACCATCCTCcccaaccctaaccctaaccccaACCCCCCAAACATCTTGCACAAGCTTCGCATCTGTCGTCTGGTCTGTCCACTGTGGCATCACCACCATCGGCACCCCCAAACTCAACGCCTCGGTCGTGGAATTCCACCCACCGTGAGAGAAGAAGCACCCCACCGCCTCGCTCGACAACACCTCCAGCTGAGGGCTCCAATGCACAAACAAGGCCTTGTCATTGTCAACCGATGCACGTACAAAATCACCCGGTATCTTCTCCTGTCGATCTTGAGACCTCACCACCCAAATAAAGTCGAAATTCGAGCTGCACAAACCCCATGCGATCTCTTCCATTTGTGGCTTAGGGAGATTGTCCATGCTGCCAAAGGCTATGTATACAACTGACCTTGCTGGCTTCTTCTCTAGCCATTGCATTATTCTTGTACAATCTTCGTGGTGGAAGAGGTTTATGTCATATTTGTTGTCGTTTTCAATCCTACCATCCAAATAGGATGATGGCAGTGTCGGCCCAATTGTTAGAAGTGGGCACACTTTTGTCATTGAATCCACAATCTGTTAAATTGATGATCAAATAAACCAAATTATTCgaattatttccatttttgtgaTCATAATttgcattccatttttaataaCTATTCCACAACCACTCCttatattatctatattataattgaatataacttctaaagtaaataattaaagatatcacctttttccactcatagAAACTAAGCTTgacatttattatatataattcgTGAAAAAGGCAATAGGTAGTGATTTACTTTAAGGTATGCAAATGCTATTTTGTGAACGAGAATTtagaaacaaagaaaagattATCACGTCAACCGAGTGattccaaaaataattgatattttataacCTTTTGTCTTGGCTGTCGACCTTTATCATGCCGTTttgaatatgtcaatatatattaagataatataaaaaaatcagtttTGAAAATGTACGCAATACCAATCGATTTGGTTGTACTTAATGTATTCTTCTCTTGAATTTGAAACAATGTTTAATGTATTAGTACAATTTACACTCCGCCTGTTCCATGTTACATGTAGCGTACgtatttattttgaacacAAGTTTTTAGATAGTGATATTTAATGGTTAaacaaagagagaataaagtacgagtggaaaaaaaaaagttgagagaagaaatagaagaaacaataaagtaaaagatggatagaatgtttgttttttgccatgaaaaataaagtgagaaataataaagtaagtgaaaataaaagtagagagaaaaaataggagaaaGTATTagaatgtttgttttttccataaaaaaatgtctcacttatagtgggatagcccaaaaaggaatactaAGTCTCACTTATGGTGGGACCGATAAATAATCATGCAAATCAATAttgaataaaactaaaacaataaaaaatcaccTTTTCTTCCAGCTTGTAAAACGTATTGACGACCACAAAATCAGCCTTCTCCAAATTCGAAAATTGACTCAACACCATCTCAAAGTAAGCCGGATAAGTCCCATGCTTGTATATGAACGACGGGAGGTCCGGAAGCTCGAGCGGCGGCAGCCCCGGCAGCTCCACTGGCGTCGAGGCGGCCGTCACCGGAAGCTCCAGCAGGCCATGGTGGGCATAATAGTACACATAATTCACAACACAAGCTTGAGTGAAAAAAGCAGCTCCTTTGATATCATATTTTTGGGCCACTGCCAAAGCCCATGGCAAAAAGGCATCATAAACTATGCAATCAATGGGGCTATTAGAGCTTTGGTATGATTGGATGAGATCCTCCAGGGTTTTCGAGCCGGCCTTTTCCATATGTGTCAGATAGTCTGACACATCGGATGCTTGTCCGAAACCGCCTTCATCGAAGCCATCTGAGATGGCTTCGATGGCGACGGAGTCGGACTCTGGATTGAAGGATTTGATGATGAATTTGGTGAGAGCAAAAGTTGTTTTAGCACCTTTGAAGACTAGGCGCTTGCAAAATTGGTGCATAGGGTTAACATGGCCTTGGCTTGGGTAAGGAATTGCTAAGATGTGTGGTTTTTGTgtatttctttctctctccatttttttttctcaaagcTCCTTCGATGATGCGTATACAATTATATAGTACGAGAGAGAGATGTGATTTATTACTGCCAATTTTGATCCAATTTGAGAGGGGAAGAGTAAGATATATAATGATCCTACTTGGAAATTTATTTGCTAGGGTCCAAaatgtactaattttttactactagtatttttggCTCCAACTTCATAAGAGGTGTTGGTTTGCTATTGGTGTAATTATATATCGGCCGTCGGTTGATAAAAGTACTACTGTGTCAATTGTGATAAAGTTGGATATAAAtgtatccaaatttatttatgtccGTAAGTGGCCATGATAGAAAAATAGATATGCTATcttagttattaattatacctaaaataatgataatgttTGATAACAATGACATAATTAATATTCCTTCTGAGTTCTGTCCACTAATACaatgcatattttaattagtcatggattttataatgatatctgactgaataaaattaataaaatatgagattcatTATCTAACTAATATGAATGAGAGATTTATTGGTGGTggacaaaaatagtaaaatggaACGATTATCAGACGTAGGGAGTAGAATACTAATGTTTGTATTCGACAGATATGAAAGTAAAGGGTCAAATATGAGAGGATAGcgattttttccttttaaattgttttatttacaaatCTCACATTTACCCCGGTTTATATACTCTTCCCctcctaaaaatttatcatttatttacgttttcatccgtccctaaaaatttataacctttcactttatcattttgatattggactccacattccactaacttattctcactcacattttattatataatgtatatataaaagtagactCACAACTACTTTTTTAACCCACTTCCTAGGagtattacatttcttaaaagcAGTGTCggatcaaatggtgacaaattattatgGACGGATGATGGATAATTTTCACATAACAATTCTTCAGTCAAATCAAATTAGGGTTGCCAAAGCTCTTCTAGCGTATTCATGTTAGGTTTGATATACTAAAAAACATGTTTCGagcacgaatagaatcttgcttgtatacaaaAACTCTACAATGCACTTTTAACctgattcagtattattcgagcagtttcgcacgaatagaatcagtattattattaccttgtgtttttttgcttgtgcatttataagatatttttcaaacatttaaatgcataagaagcaAAAAAgcctaagtcttttgcttagtagactggttgtgggcgtcgtccactttaaggtaactaCAACCGGTTCTATgtaatgctttgcaaaagagaaagaagaatttcaca harbors:
- the LOC125219267 gene encoding UDP-glycosyltransferase 74F2-like, which encodes MERERNTQKPHILAIPYPSQGHVNPMHQFCKRLVFKGAKTTFALTKFIIKSFNPESDSVAIEAISDGFDEGGFGQASDVSDYLTHMEKAGSKTLEDLIQSYQSSNSPIDCIVYDAFLPWALAVAQKYDIKGAAFFTQACVVNYVYYYAHHGLLELPVTAASTPVELPGLPPLELPDLPSFIYKHGTYPAYFEMVLSQFSNLEKADFVVVNTFYKLEEKIVDSMTKVCPLLTIGPTLPSSYLDGRIENDNKYDINLFHHEDCTRIMQWLEKKPARSVVYIAFGSMDNLPKPQMEEIAWGLCSSNFDFIWVVRSQDRQEKIPGDFVRASVDNDKALFVHWSPQLEVLSSEAVGCFFSHGGWNSTTEALSLGVPMVVMPQWTDQTTDAKLVQDVWGVGVRVRVGEDGLVGREEVEGCLREVMEGERGKEMKRNARKWRDLAKEAVAEGGTSDLDILNFVSKLTTSS